From the Catharus ustulatus isolate bCatUst1 chromosome 31, bCatUst1.pri.v2, whole genome shotgun sequence genome, the window tggaaaaacacaaaaattgggTGGCAAGGAAGTGTTTCCAGTCGGTGATggctggaaaaacacaaaaattgggTGGCAAGGAAGTGTTTCCAGTCAGTGATggctggaaaaacacaaaaattgggTGGCAAGGAAGTGTTTCCAGCCGATGATggctggaaaaacacaaaaattgggTGGCAAGGAAGTGTTTCCAGTCGGTGATggctggaaaaacacaaaatttgggTGGCAAGGAAGTGTTTCCAGTCGGTGATggctggaaaaacacaaaaattgggTGGCAAGGAAGTGTTTCCAGTCGGTGATggctggaaaaacacaaaaattgggTGGCAAGGAAGTGTTTCTAGCCGTTGATggctggaaaaacacaaaatttgggTGGCAAGGAAGTGTTTCCAATCGATGACATTTCTGTATCCAATTTTCCTCATTAGTGCCGAGGCTGTTACAATTTCCACTGCTGTCAGCGTGGATATGAGaggcaggaaacaaaaaacacaatGGCAAACATAACTCCTAAAAAGTAAGTGCACATCCTTTGCCTCTTGGTTTTATTGGCAGTCAGGAGGGGGAgctggatttttcctttctcacgTTTCCCCTTTTTCACAAAATCTGCGCCAGCGCCGCGTGAAGCACGgccaggaggatgctgagggtgCTGCCCACGGGGTTCCAGGTGCTGTTAATCAAGAGCAGTTTTGCTTTGATCCAGGTTCTGTACTGGGACAGGCGCACGTAGATGCCGGGGTAGCGCGGGCGGCCGCAGCCCACGCCGAAGCTGGCGATGCCAACCAGGAAAAACTTGTCGGTGTCAGGGTGGTAACAGGCCAAGGGACCCCCGCTGTCACCCTGCAAATGAAcagcacaaaaagcagcagcatgtcAGGTGTGGGTGGTAGAATTCCTCCAAAGTCATTTTCACCTTCCTCTATCCCAGGTTATTCCAAGCTTTGTCCAAGCTGAGCCTGGACAAtcccagagatggggcagcacTGGGTTATCTGGGCCAGGACctctccaccctcacaggggGAGTGTGGATGgtacaattcctccaaagccatcttcccctggcccctggaacttgctataatagataaaacttcctagataccaaggttgagccaaattccttcaGAATTTGGTCACACTCTAAcaccttggaagataattggtcagaaattagtttgtgtaattggtcagttcacctttagaacttctcacaattctttgtataaacttttattggttgtagtttgaatcctccctgaacctataaatatgattctgagagaatcctgcttgactcccttcccatgaaataaagattcttgtggaactcatcaagcaaggcctctggtctttctctgctggctaaatgtgagcttttctgagaaactgctaaatgttagcactctcagctcctggtaaataccaccagggaccaaaaagaaaagccacaccaaggctgagccaaattccttcagaatttggtcactctctgacaccttggaagataattggtcAGAAATTATtatgtgtaattggtcagttcacctttagaacttctcacttagattggatgctgttctttgtataaacttttattggctgtagtttgaatcctccctgaacttataaatatgattctgagagaatcctgcttgactcccttcccatgaaataaagattcttgtggaacttgtcaagtaaggcctctggtctttctctgctggctaaatgtgagcttttctgagaaactgctaaatgttagcactctcagctcctggtaaataccaccagggaccaaaaagaaaagccacaccaaggttgagccaaattccttaagaatttggtcactctccaAACACCTTcaaagataattggttagaaattagtctgtgtaattggtcagttcacctttagaacttctcactgttctttgtataaacttttattggttgtagtttgaatcctccctgaacttataaatatgattcTGAGAGATCtctgcttgaccacccttcccatgaaataaagattcttgtggaactcatcaagcaaggcctctggtctttctctgctgatgaaatgtgagcttttctgagaaactgctaaatgttagcactctcagctcctggtcaataccaccagggaccaaaaagaaaagccacaccaaggctgagccaaattccttaagaatttggtcacactctaacactttggaagataattggttagaaattattatgtgtaattggtcagttcacctgtagaacttctcacttagactgggtgctgttctttgtatttattggctgtagtttgaatccttccctgaacttataaatatgattctgagagaatcctgcctgaccacccttcccatgaaataaagattcttgtggaattAGTCAAGCAAGGTCTGAtgaaaatgtgagttttctgagagatagccacatgttagcactctctggtcctggcaaataccaccaaggaccaaaaaagaaaaccacagtcAGGCTTTCCTTGCTGGAAACAATTCAGGCAGCCATCAGGCTCGTTTTTAGGTTTATTTTAAGCAGCTCAGTCACAGTGACAGTAAAATGTGGGCAGCAGCACGTGGACAACTCAAGGGAAATCTGGTGGTGCTGAAAGACTCAGGATCAACATCCCTGAGGTTGGAAAGGCCCTCCAAGAGCATCAGGTCCAACCTCTGATCCCCACCctgtcaccagcccagagcactgagtgccacctccaggcaTTCCTgggggatggggactccaaacctccctgggcagccaaTATCAGCAATAACCAGGCAAGAATCCCAAATCAGCATCAGGGAATCCTGGCCTGGGCCACAATTACCAGAAATTCTAACAAAGGGCAGTTTGGTTTTGATGTATAGATTTACAGATATATATTATAGATTTATAGATTTATAGATATGTATTATTGATTTATAGATTTATAGCCCTGACTCTGGGcttttccagctcagcctccttggggatggggactccaaacctccctgggcagcccctaAAATCCCTGCCCACCCTTTCCACAGAGAATTTCCTGATTCTGGTCAGGACACTGCACTGAACAGAGCCCCAGGCCTGAACTGCTTCAGAATCTTTGAACTCAggttctgttttctctctgcacCTTTTCATCCCTAAACCTTCACTCCTCCCTTAATTGGGGAATTGGTTCCATGGTGTGGAAGCTCCAGGAGACACCGTGAGGAGCTCACTCACATCCTGAGTCTTGGCTGTGCCACCTGCTCAGGGAAaactgctgagagcagcaggaagtgGAGCAGACAAAGCACTTAGGATACATTATGGGGTTTAATTAGAAAAGTCTCCATGtcccagctggtgctgcagcttctgccagTGCTTTGGGCTTTTCCCAGAAAGAGGTGGTGATTGCTCagaatttaaatggaaattccTGAGCCACTTCCTGGAGCCTCATCCCTGAACCACTTCCTGGAACTCTATCCCTGAACCACATCCCTGAGCCATTTCCTAGAGCCCCATCCCTGAACCACATTCCTGAGCCACTTCCTAGAGCTCTATCCCTCAACCACATCCCTGAGCCATTTCCTAGAGCCCCATCCCTGAGCCACATCCCTGAATCACATCCCTGAGCCAATTCCTAGAGCTCTATCCCTGAACCACATCCCTGAGCCATTTCCTAGAGCCCCATCCCTGAACCACATCCCTGAGCCATTTCCTAGAGCCCTATCCCTGAACCACATCCCTGAGCCAATTCCTAGAGCTCTATCCCTGAATCTCATCCCTGAATCACATCCCTGAGCCATTTCCTAGAGCCCCATCCCTAAACCACATCCCTGAGCCAATTCCTAGAGCTCTATCCCTGAACCACATCCCTGAATCACATCCCTGAACCAATTCCTAGAGCTTTATCCCTAAACCACATCCCTGAGCTTTTTCTGTgtccagtgctgctctccagcataAGAACAGGTGACATACAATTCCTTCACACCCTGCATGGCACAGTGCCCAATGTTTTGTCTCATTTATAATTTACTGACACCTTTGTGGCATAAAAACTTTGCATTCTTCATCCTTCCTCTTTCTTCACCAATTCCCATCATCTTCCAACAACACCAAATTCTCCGTGCACGTTTTTGCTTTGCAATCACCTCCCCACCCTCTCACCAGCTTCATTTGCATTTAACACATTTCCCAGTCAATATTTCTGCTGGTTTAATGAATGATGCTACAAACCACGATGCTGCTGAGCCTCTGGCAGGTGGGCACAGCTCCCTTCTCACCTGGCAGCTGTCAGTGCCTCCAGCCcaggtgccagcacagagcGCTTTGTCGTTCACGAGCCCCGCGTACCCCTCGGAGCTGTTGCACAAGCTGTGAGGGAGGATCCCCACCTGGGCTTCTCTTAGCACAGAGGAGGTTTTACCTTGAGTGGAGACAAGAATTTAGAGAGGTGAAATATGTTGGGGAGTGTGGTAATTttgttgtgttggtttttttttttgtttcgtCAGCCTAGGTGTGTTCCTGGATGTGTTTAGACATGGGGAGGACACAGAGCCTGCCTGTTCCCAATGTGGGTTAAAGGTTTGATGGGGTTTGATGGAGGTTTTGCAATTCTTCCTCAGAAGAAGCATCAGTGATAAAACACCTTTCTTATCAAACAGGCTCATACAATCCCAGCTGACCCCAAAGCTCCCACGCACGGCACCGAGTGGCACCGAATTTGTGCCCAGTGGGAGTAAAGAGAGAATTGGAGGGGGTGTAACCATTCATAAATCCCATGGGAACCCCTCAGGTCACAACATGAGCCATCAGAATTGttgtttttcagtaaaatagCTTTTTCCAGCAGCCCACGTTGACCTGCACCACGAATCTGACATCAGCTgagtttatttctcttttttttcatgttatacttggaaaaaaaaaggctgggaAATGCAATCTGTGGTTACAGCTGCTTGTGGTGGAAAACCCCTGACAGCAGAGGTAAATGTTGTGTGAGATGACCACAAATCcaggatcccagaatggtttgggctgggagggaccctaaagatcatccatgggcagggacaccttcctctatcCCAGGTTATTCCAAGCCTTGTCCAAGCTGACCCCGGACAGtcccagagatggggcagcactgggttatctgtgccaggacctctccaccctcacaggggGAGTGTGGATGgtacaattcctccaaagccatcttcccctggaacttgctataatagataaagTTTCCTAGATACCAAagctgagccaaattccttaagaatttggtcacactctaacactttggaagataattggttagaaattagtttaattggtcagttcacctttagaacttctcacttagattggatgctgttctttgtataagcttttattggctgtagtttgaatcccccctaAATCTATAAATATgattctgagagaatcctgcctgattcccttcccatgaaataaagattcttgtggaacacatCTTGTATGAACCCCAaactttctctgctggctgctgtgagctcctgagagatggctgatggatatcagcactctcagctcctggtaaaacaactaccagggaccaaaaagaaaacttaGAGGTGAGGAGAGAAATTTGTTCCTTTAGGAATATATTTCTTCCCAATCCAAATTTCTTCCCGATATCTAATCTGACCCTGTCGCTCCCCCTCAAAGGTGAGGAAAACCCTCTGAGCTGAGGTGAATTTGTGActttggggagctgcagggggcAGAACCccccctgtgtgtgtgtgaggcacccccagagccccgTACCCTTCTCGGCCATGCGTCCCCAGCCGCTGATGTAGCAGTCGGAGCTGTTCTCCAGGGGCGGCAGCAGCGCAGCCGGGGGCAGGCACATGGGCTGGATGTAGAGGCTGTAGCGCACCGCTGATTTGAGCTCCAACAGCGCCACGTCGTTCTCAAAGGTTTCCCTCTTGAACTGCGAGTGCACGATGATCCTCCTGATCCTCCTCCTCGCCGTGTAGGGGCCGTGCTTGTGCAGGTTGTGCGCGCCCACCACGGCTCGCCAGGAGCACGGATCCCTGCGAGAGAATTCAGGGAGGTTTGACAGTGGACTCATCTTTGTTTGTAGAGAATCGTGGGATGCAGGAGTGGCTTGGATTGGAGgcaccttaaagctcatctcatctcatctcatctcatctcatctcagctcagctcagctcagctcagctcagctcagctcagctcatctcatccctggggctcagcctggTGCCCAGGAGGTTCAGTGTTGTTcccaggggctcagcctggtCCCCAAGGGTTCAGCCTGGTGCCCCAGGGACTCAGCCTGGTCCCCAGGAGGTTCAGCTGTGGTCcccaggggctcagcctggtCCTCAGGGTGTtcagcctgtccccaggaggTTCAGTGTTGTCCCCAGGGGTTCAGCTGGTCCCCAGAGGGTCCAGCCTGCTGCCCAGAGTGCTCAGCCTGGTCCTTAGGAGGTTCAGCCTTGTCCCCAGTGGCTCAGCCTGCTGCCCAGGAGGTTCAGTGTTGTCCCCAGGGGCTCAGCTGGTCCCCAAGGGGCAAGCCTGGTGCTCAGGGTGTTCAGCCTGGTCCCCAGTGGTCTCAGCCTTGTCCCCAGTGATCTCAGCCTGGTGCCAAAGGGTTCAGCTGGTCCCCAGTGGTCTCAGCCTGGTGCCAGAGGGTTCAGCTGGTCCCCAGAGGTCTCAGCCTGCTGCCCAAGGGGCTTAGCCTGGTCCCCAGGGGTTTAGCCTGGTCCCCAAGATGTTCAGCTGGTCCCCAAGGGGTCAGCCTGGTGCTCAGGGTGTTCAGCCTGGTCCCCAAGGTGCTCAGCCTTGTCCCCAGTGGCTCAGCCTGGTCCCTGGGGGTTCAGCCTGGTACCCAAGGTGCTCAGCCTGGTGCCCAAGGGGTTCAGCCTGGTCCTCAGGAGGTTCAGTTGTGGTAcccaggggctcagcctggtCCCCGGGGGTTCAGCTTGGTCCCCAGGGGTTCAGCCTGGTTCCAAGGGGTCAGCCTGGTCCCCAGGGGCTCAACCTGGTCCCCAGGGGGTTCATCCTGCTCCTCAGGGTGCTCAGCCTGGCCCCCAGGGTGCTCAGCCTGGTCCCCAGGGGTTCAGCCTGGTGCCCAAGGGGTCAGCCTTGTCcccaggggctcagcctggtCCCCAAGGTCTCAGCCTGGTCCCCAAGGTGTTCAGCTGGTCcccaggggctcagcctggtCCCCAAGACGTTTAGCTGGTCCCCAAGGGCTCAGCCTTGTCCCCAAGATGTTTAGCTAGTCCCCAAGGGCTCAGCCTTGTCCCCAGTGGTCTCAGCCTGGTGCCAAAGGGTTCAGCTGGTCCCCAGTGGCTCAGCCTGCTGCCCAGGAGGTTCAGTGTTGTCCCCAGAGGTCTCAGCCTGCTGCCCAGGCCCCCCCAGTACGTACATCCGTCCGTCCACGCAGTGCCCGGCggtcagcacagctctgtggctcAGCAGCACGCCCCCACACAGGTGCATGAAGCGAACACCTCCCCTCAGCACCTGCAGGCTCACCACACCCGGCCACGCTCCCTCCGGGGCCTCGTGGCCTCCCACGATCCAGGACGCCGCGCTCCGGGCCAGCggcagctgctggtggcactctgcaaaacacaaaaaaatacaaaacacagtGGGTTCCTTAGAGAACAGGGCAAAACTCAGCTATAATTtattggttggggttttttttttattgtctcaggatttttgtttgggggttttggtgggtcttttttgttgctgctggtggtggttttttttaatttggttttagatttttaaatctgCAGCATCAccacagcacaggaaggacatggacctgttggaggTTGtttagagggatggagcagatcTGCCATGAGGAAAGGCTTGGAGAACTGGGATTGAtcagcctggaggaaaaaagCTTTGGGTTGATTTaactgtggccttccagtgcctgaaggagctgcagaagagaTGGACAGAGACCATTTAGAAGGGCCTGGAGCACCAGGACAATGGACAATGACTTTAAACTGCCAGAGGGCAAGGttagaggggatttggggcaggaattgttccctgtgagggtgagcagcccctggatccctgaagtgtccaaggccaggctggacaaggtttggagcaacctgggacagtgaaaagtgtccctgccatggcaggggtggcactgggtgggatttaaggtccctccctTCCAGACAAAACCATTCCAGGATCTCTGTACTGCAGGACTCGTCGCCTCACAGATCCCGGCGTTTGGGGATGGCAGGACTTTCCCAGCCGATGTGAAACACGCCGTATTTATCTGACTAAGGTGTATTTCTTGTGTACAGATTTACAGTTAAGTGCACTCAGTTACCGCTGCTTTGCGAATCCCCCAGATTTTTATGTAAACTCCAAGTTTATCCGCCCCCCCTCACCCCGCTCCCCTCAGGCTCGCAGCCCCTTCCCCAACCCctccgccccggcccggccccgctgggcCCCGCTGGCTCCCGGTACCGTCCACGGGGTCCCTGGGGGCCGCCGCCCCGGGCAGGGGTCccgagagcagcagcagcagcagcggtaTGGGCAGCGCGGGCCGCGCCCGCTGCATCGCCGGCGAGGGGCGAAGATGGCGGCGGGGCCTGAGGGGGGCCCGCGGGGAACGGCCGGAGCCGGCAGCGGGACCGGGACGTTGGGGGCTGAGGGGCCGGGCGGGAGCGCGGGGCGAGAGCCGGGGACGGGCGGGAGGGGCCGGCAGCGACCGCTGGCAGGGAGCCCCCGGTACAGGGCAAGGGGATCGGCCTTATACAGGTAAAGGGTAAGGGGATCGGCCTTATACAGGTAAAGGGTAAGGGGATCGGCCTCAGACAGGTAAAGGGTAAGGGGATCGGCCTTAGACAGGTAAAGGGGCAAGGGGATCGGCCTCAGACAGGTAGAGGGTAAAGGGATCGGCCTTATACAGGTAAAGGGCAAGGGGATCAGCTTTATACAGGTAAAGGGTAAGGGGATCGGCCTTATACAGGTAAAGGGCAAGGGGATCGGCCTCAGACAGGTAAAGGGCAAGGGGATCGGCCTCACACGGTAAAGGGTTGAGGGTCTTGCCCTCACACGGGCAAAGAGTCAAGAGGTTTGCCCTCACATGAGTAAAGGGTCAAGGGGTTTGCCTTCACCTGAGTAAAGAGTCAAGGGGATCGGCCTTACACAGCTAAAGGGTCAAGGGGAGTCTCCCTCACACAGGCAAAGAGTCAAGAGGTTTGCCGTCACACGGGTAAAGGGTCAAGAGGTTCGGCCTTACCCGGGTAAAGGGGCAAGGGGATCGCCCTCACACGGGTAAGGGGGAAAAGGTTCGGCCTCACACGGGTAAAGGGGCAAGGGTCTTGCCCTTGCATGGGTACAGGGCAAGGAGATCGTCCTCACACGGGTACAGGGCAAAGGGATCGCCCTCACATGGGTAAAGGGGCAAGGGGATCGCCCTCACATGGGTAAAGGGGCAAAGGGTTTGGCCTCACACAGGTAAAAGGGTTAAGGGTCTTGCCCTCACATGGGTAAAGAGTCAAGGGGTTTGGCCTTACACAGGTAAGGAGTCAAGGGTCTTGCCCTC encodes:
- the TMPRSS12 gene encoding transmembrane protease serine 12, whose translation is MQRARPALPIPLLLLLLSGPLPGAAAPRDPVDECHQQLPLARSAASWIVGGHEAPEGAWPGVVSLQVLRGGVRFMHLCGGVLLSHRAVLTAGHCVDGRMDPCSWRAVVGAHNLHKHGPYTARRRIRRIIVHSQFKRETFENDVALLELKSAVRYSLYIQPMCLPPAALLPPLENSSDCYISGWGRMAEKGKTSSVLREAQVGILPHSLCNSSEGYAGLVNDKALCAGTWAGGTDSCQGDSGGPLACYHPDTDKFFLVGIASFGVGCGRPRYPGIYVRLSQYRTWIKAKLLLINSTWNPVGSTLSILLAVLHAALAQIL